In Stegostoma tigrinum isolate sSteTig4 unplaced genomic scaffold, sSteTig4.hap1 scaffold_249, whole genome shotgun sequence, the following proteins share a genomic window:
- the LOC132208024 gene encoding gastrula zinc finger protein XlCGF8.2DB-like — MSKHQRSHTGERLWKCGDFGKGFIYPSQLEMHQRSHTGEKPFICSDCGLGFTQSNNLLKHQQVHSGERPFSCSVCGKGFAQTSHLLKRQQIHTGERPFTCSVCGKEFALSSSLLTHQRIHNGDRLFICFICGKGFVSSTNLLRHQQVHTREKSFTCSACGKGFTHSSNLLTHQRLHTGERPFTCSECGKAFTQTVHLLTHQRIHTGEKPFTCSECGKGFAHSTNLLRHQRVHSGARPFTCSMCGKGFTQSSQLLTHQQVHHNHI, encoded by the coding sequence atgtccaaacaccagcgcagtcacactggggagagactgtggaaatgtggggattttGGGAAaggatttatttacccatcccagctggaaatgcaccaacgcagtcacactggggagaaaccgttcatttgctctgattgtgggctgggattcactcagtcaaacaacctgctgaaacaccaacaagttcacagtggggagagaccgttttcctgctctgtgtgtgggaaaggatttgcgCAGACATCTCACCTGCTGAAACGCCAGCaaattcacacaggagagaggccattcacttgctctgtATGTGGGAAAGAATTTGCTttgtcatccagcctgttgacaCATCAGCGAATTCACAATGGGGACAGACTGTTCATCTGCTTTATTTGTGGGAAAGGATTCGTTTCGTCAACCAACCTGCTgcgacaccagcaagttcacaccagAGAGAAATCGTTCACCTGTTCTgcatgtgggaagggatttactcactcatccaacctgctgacaCATCAGCGACTTCATAccggagagagaccattcacctgttcGGAGTGTggaaaagcattcactcagacagttcacctgctgacacatcagcgaattcacactggagagaaaccgttcacatgttccgaatgtgggaagggatttgctcactcaaccaacctgctgagacaccagcgagttcactctggggccagaccattcacttgttctatgtgtggaaagggattcactcaatcatcccaactgttaacacaccagcaagttcaccacaaccacatttga